From the Microbacterium thalassium genome, one window contains:
- a CDS encoding sulfotransferase family protein, whose protein sequence is MREPRVRARTSVARNPRQIGEHSVMTTSPVFVVGAPRSGTTLVSAAIAAHPAFHGGPESDFFFRLGAQARADAATDPAWPTKAVELLGSLSRHGERVIDMFGVSTDDLTRYLEQRQPSQSAMLAALFESSLQGDQGPPRWVEKTPNHLWYLREIVDHFPDATIVHVVRDPRDVVRSLVGLPWATGSRVADAWQWLLDHAEIARAREEDPAVEAAIIDVRFEDFLIDPTSALTTICDAAGAEFHPDMLAPERAAEGMILSAEWWKKKNASGIDPARAFAWRRDADEMDDAIATMCDAVIRQFGYDPAGNPISTRMPLACASHRHAALLEPTLLRAAEAGTSIYPAPRDQAGTVWVWSEREAWQEGLTGTARGVMRTRISRALALRPTRTLHRADDFGPARVAQ, encoded by the coding sequence GTGCGCGAGCCACGCGTGCGGGCGCGCACGTCCGTCGCCCGGAATCCACGGCAGATCGGGGAGCACAGCGTGATGACCACGTCGCCGGTGTTCGTCGTCGGCGCCCCCCGCTCCGGCACGACGCTGGTATCGGCCGCGATCGCCGCGCACCCGGCGTTCCACGGCGGGCCCGAGAGCGACTTCTTCTTCCGCCTCGGTGCCCAGGCTCGCGCGGACGCCGCGACGGACCCGGCGTGGCCGACGAAGGCGGTCGAACTGCTCGGCTCGCTGTCACGCCACGGCGAACGCGTCATCGACATGTTCGGAGTGTCGACCGACGACCTCACGCGCTATCTCGAGCAGCGGCAGCCGTCCCAGTCGGCGATGCTGGCGGCGCTGTTCGAGTCATCGCTGCAGGGCGACCAGGGCCCTCCGCGATGGGTGGAGAAGACGCCGAATCATCTCTGGTACCTGCGCGAGATCGTCGACCACTTCCCCGATGCGACGATCGTGCACGTGGTGCGCGACCCCCGCGACGTCGTCCGATCTCTGGTCGGGCTGCCATGGGCCACGGGATCACGCGTGGCCGACGCCTGGCAGTGGCTTCTCGATCACGCCGAGATCGCCCGGGCCCGCGAAGAAGACCCCGCTGTCGAGGCCGCGATCATCGACGTGCGCTTCGAAGACTTCCTCATCGACCCCACGTCAGCGCTCACCACGATCTGCGACGCTGCCGGAGCCGAGTTCCACCCCGACATGCTCGCGCCGGAGCGGGCGGCGGAGGGCATGATCCTCTCGGCGGAATGGTGGAAGAAGAAGAACGCCTCGGGCATCGATCCGGCCCGCGCGTTCGCGTGGCGTCGAGACGCCGACGAGATGGACGACGCGATCGCGACCATGTGCGACGCCGTGATCCGGCAGTTCGGGTACGACCCCGCGGGCAACCCGATCAGCACCCGCATGCCGCTCGCGTGCGCCTCGCACCGGCACGCAGCGCTCCTGGAGCCGACGCTGCTGCGGGCAGCCGAGGCGGGGACGAGCATCTACCCCGCACCGCGCGATCAGGCCGGAACGGTCTGGGTCTGGTCGGAGCGGGAGGCCTGGCAGGAGGGTCTGACCGGCACGGCTCGCGGAGTCATGCGCACCCGGATCTCGCGCGCGCTCGCGCTGCGCCCGACGCGAACGCTTCACAGGGCGGACGACTTCGGTCCCGCTCGGGTCGCGCAGTAA
- a CDS encoding rhodanese-related sulfurtransferase, giving the protein MPIAKILLYYRFTPIADPDAVRLWQRDLCELLGLRGRILISKDGINGTVGGELDAVKTYWRKTREYPGFGDIDFKWSEGTGLDDDGRSLDFPRLSVKVRDEIVSFGAPGELRVDEDGVIGGGTHLSPGALHKLVAERGDDVAFFDGRNAFEAEIGRFKNAVVPDVATTRDFVAELDSGKYDHLKERPVVTYCTGGIRCEVLSSLMVSRGFTEVYQMDGGIVRYAESFGNTGLWEGSLYVFDGREAMSFGANAAVIGQCTTCDGASSLMVNCADPECKVRVVQCETCTDAGTAAHCAKHPVAAA; this is encoded by the coding sequence GTGCCCATCGCGAAGATCCTGCTCTACTACCGGTTCACGCCGATCGCCGACCCCGATGCGGTGCGGCTGTGGCAACGCGACCTGTGCGAGCTGCTCGGGCTCCGCGGACGCATCCTCATCTCGAAGGACGGCATCAACGGCACCGTCGGCGGCGAACTCGACGCCGTCAAGACGTACTGGCGCAAGACCCGCGAGTACCCGGGCTTCGGCGACATCGACTTCAAGTGGTCCGAGGGCACCGGACTCGACGACGACGGTCGCAGCCTCGACTTCCCGCGCCTGTCGGTCAAGGTGCGCGATGAGATCGTCAGCTTCGGCGCCCCCGGAGAACTGCGCGTCGACGAGGACGGCGTCATCGGCGGCGGCACCCACCTCTCGCCCGGTGCGCTGCACAAGCTCGTCGCGGAGCGCGGCGACGACGTCGCGTTCTTCGACGGACGCAACGCGTTCGAGGCCGAGATCGGCCGGTTCAAGAACGCCGTCGTGCCGGATGTCGCCACCACGCGCGACTTCGTCGCCGAACTGGACTCCGGCAAGTACGACCACCTCAAGGAGCGTCCGGTCGTCACCTACTGCACCGGCGGCATCCGCTGCGAAGTGCTCTCGAGCCTCATGGTCTCGCGCGGGTTCACCGAGGTGTACCAGATGGACGGCGGCATCGTCCGCTACGCCGAGAGCTTCGGCAACACTGGCCTGTGGGAAGGCTCGCTCTACGTCTTCGACGGCCGCGAGGCGATGTCGTTCGGCGCGAACGCGGCCGTCATCGGCCAGTGCACCACATGCGACGGGGCCTCCTCGCTCATGGTCAACTGTGCTGACCCCGAATGCAAGGTGCGCGTCGTGCAGTGCGAGACATGCACGGATGCCGGCACGGCCGCGCACTGCGCGAAGCATCCGGTGGCTGCCGCGTAG